One genomic window of Penaeus chinensis breed Huanghai No. 1 chromosome 35, ASM1920278v2, whole genome shotgun sequence includes the following:
- the LOC125044520 gene encoding uncharacterized protein LOC125044520 isoform X1: MAGQFQLEILLFLGLLAALATPQTPPISGHTPHMLKAESLNCGDPKRVVAAANFTIDAINAFKNDFTEHEFGVSWDHLNSETNPDDDYFLLLVCDLDDHCLRVLPNITSRSHQPPQTPEDARRILVEVLGHSQRYALALETFFLDQSLYEDVFLRQVDNVHRYLEDLIRILLEDVGACQLSPSEQMINSFIQRVFHGVQEDPRKLRDFAVLRQCLLGMRFIADVFSGGIWHQYQ; the protein is encoded by the exons ATGG CAGGTCAGTTTCAACTCGAGATTCTCCTCTTCCTTGGGCTCTTGGCTGCACTCGCCACGCCCCAGACTCCGCCCATTTCCGGCCACACCCCCCACATGCTGAAGGCTGAAAGTCTGAACTGTGGTGATCCGAAGAGAGTCGTTGCCGCTGCGAATTTCACCATCGATGCCATCAACGCTTTTAAGAATGATTTT ACAGAACATGAGTTTGGTGTCTCTTGGGATCACCTGAACTCGGAAACAAACCCCGACGATGACTACTTCCTCCTGCTCGTCTGCGATCTGGATGACCACTGCCTCCGGGTGCTGCCAAACATAACGTCGAGGTCCCACCAGCCTCCGCAGACCCCAGAGGACGCACGGAGGATCCTTGTCGAGGTCTTAGGACACAGCCAGCGGTATGCCCTTGCCCTAGAGACATTCTTCTTAGATCAGAGTCTGTACGAAGACGTATTTCTTCGCCAGGTAGACAATGTCCACAGATACCTTGAGGATCTCATTAGGATTCTCTTGGAGGATGTAGGAGCGTGTCAACTCTCTCCCAGCGAACAAATGATCAACAGCTTTATCCAGAGGGTGTTCCACGGCGTCCAGGAAGACCCAAGGAAGCTCCGGGACTTTGCTGTACTACGCCAGTGCCTCCTAGGGATGCGCTTTATTGCGGATGTTTTTTCTGGTGGTATCTGGCATCAATACCAGTAA
- the LOC125044520 gene encoding uncharacterized protein LOC125044520 isoform X2, with translation MGQFQLEILLFLGLLAALATPQTPPISGHTPHMLKAESLNCGDPKRVVAAANFTIDAINAFKNDFTEHEFGVSWDHLNSETNPDDDYFLLLVCDLDDHCLRVLPNITSRSHQPPQTPEDARRILVEVLGHSQRYALALETFFLDQSLYEDVFLRQVDNVHRYLEDLIRILLEDVGACQLSPSEQMINSFIQRVFHGVQEDPRKLRDFAVLRQCLLGMRFIADVFSGGIWHQYQ, from the exons ATGG GTCAGTTTCAACTCGAGATTCTCCTCTTCCTTGGGCTCTTGGCTGCACTCGCCACGCCCCAGACTCCGCCCATTTCCGGCCACACCCCCCACATGCTGAAGGCTGAAAGTCTGAACTGTGGTGATCCGAAGAGAGTCGTTGCCGCTGCGAATTTCACCATCGATGCCATCAACGCTTTTAAGAATGATTTT ACAGAACATGAGTTTGGTGTCTCTTGGGATCACCTGAACTCGGAAACAAACCCCGACGATGACTACTTCCTCCTGCTCGTCTGCGATCTGGATGACCACTGCCTCCGGGTGCTGCCAAACATAACGTCGAGGTCCCACCAGCCTCCGCAGACCCCAGAGGACGCACGGAGGATCCTTGTCGAGGTCTTAGGACACAGCCAGCGGTATGCCCTTGCCCTAGAGACATTCTTCTTAGATCAGAGTCTGTACGAAGACGTATTTCTTCGCCAGGTAGACAATGTCCACAGATACCTTGAGGATCTCATTAGGATTCTCTTGGAGGATGTAGGAGCGTGTCAACTCTCTCCCAGCGAACAAATGATCAACAGCTTTATCCAGAGGGTGTTCCACGGCGTCCAGGAAGACCCAAGGAAGCTCCGGGACTTTGCTGTACTACGCCAGTGCCTCCTAGGGATGCGCTTTATTGCGGATGTTTTTTCTGGTGGTATCTGGCATCAATACCAGTAA